A genomic segment from candidate division KSB1 bacterium encodes:
- the sucD gene encoding succinate--CoA ligase subunit alpha yields the protein MSILVNKSTRVVVQGITGGEGSYHTSQMVEYGTNVVAGVTPGKGGQLFQEKIPVYNTVTEAVENEAANTSIIFVPPAFAGDAIMEAADAGIRLIVCITEGIPTLDMARTKQYLASRATRLVGPNCPGVITPGECKIGIMPGFIHTPGEVGVVSRSGTLTYETVHQLTILGIGQSTCLGIGGDPIIGTNFVDALKLFQQDENTKAVVMIGEIGGTAEEEAAEYVKQHMTKPVVGFIAGRTAPPGRRMGHAGAIISGGKGTASEKMAALEAANIHVVESPAEIGSTMKSILN from the coding sequence TTGAGTATTCTGGTGAATAAATCAACAAGAGTCGTTGTGCAAGGAATTACCGGCGGCGAAGGTTCTTATCACACAAGCCAAATGGTTGAATATGGAACCAATGTAGTTGCCGGCGTAACGCCAGGTAAAGGGGGGCAACTTTTTCAAGAAAAAATTCCAGTTTATAATACGGTTACTGAAGCGGTTGAGAATGAGGCTGCAAATACGTCCATAATATTTGTTCCTCCTGCTTTTGCCGGGGATGCAATTATGGAAGCGGCAGATGCAGGAATTCGATTGATCGTTTGTATTACAGAAGGCATACCAACTTTAGATATGGCCAGGACCAAACAATATTTGGCATCAAGAGCAACCAGATTAGTTGGGCCAAATTGTCCGGGAGTTATTACTCCTGGTGAATGTAAGATTGGGATCATGCCGGGATTTATCCATACTCCCGGTGAAGTTGGTGTTGTGTCAAGAAGTGGTACCTTAACATATGAAACTGTTCACCAACTTACTATCTTAGGTATCGGACAATCAACCTGTCTTGGAATTGGGGGAGACCCGATTATCGGGACTAATTTTGTTGATGCACTCAAGCTATTTCAGCAAGATGAAAACACAAAAGCTGTTGTGATGATTGGTGAAATTGGCGGAACCGCTGAAGAAGAAGCTGCCGAGTATGTAAAGCAACATATGACTAAGCCGGTGGTTGGCTTTATCGCAGGGAGGACAGCCCCACCGGGACGCAGGATGGGTCATGCAGGCGCTATAATATCCGGTGGTAAAGGCACAGCAAGTGAAAAAATGGCAGCGCTTGAAGCAGCCAATATTCATGTTGTTGAAAGTCCGGCAGAAATAGGTTCAACAATGAAATCAATTTTAAATTGA